In one window of Lynx canadensis isolate LIC74 chromosome B3, mLynCan4.pri.v2, whole genome shotgun sequence DNA:
- the LOC115517024 gene encoding olfactory receptor 4K13-like, giving the protein MERVNHSVVSEFILLGLSKSQNLQILFFLGFSVVYAGIVLGNLLILVTVTFDSRLHTPMYFLLINLSCMDMILASSATPKMIVDFLRKRKTISWWGCYSQMFFIHLLGGSEMMLLVAMAIDRYVAICKPLHYMSIMNPRVLGGLLLSSYTVGFVHSSSQMAFMLNLPFCGPNVVDSFFCDLPLVIKLACKDTYMLQLLVIADSGLLSLVCFLLLLVSYTVIIHSVRHRAASGSAKAFSTLSAHITVVTLSFAPCVFIYVWPFSRYSVDKILSVFYTIFTPLLNPIIYTLRNQEVKAAIKKIRTQHINSESRVVTITP; this is encoded by the coding sequence ATGGAAAGAGTGAACCATTCAGTGGTGTCTGAGTTCATTTTGCTGGGACTTTCCAAATCTCAGAATCTTCAGATTTTATTCTTCCTAGGATTCTCTGTGGTCTATGCTGGGATTGTGTTAGGAAACCTTCTCATCTTGGTCACCGTGACCTTTGACTCACGCCTTCACACACCAATGTATTTTCTGCTTATCAATCTCTCCTGTATGGATATGATCTTGGCTTCTTCTGCTACCCCTAAGATGATTGTGGATTTCCTCCGAAAGCGGAAGACCATCTCTTGGTGGGGATGTTATTCTCAGATGTTCTTCATCCACCTCCTAGGTGGGAGTGAGATGATGTTGCTTGTAGCCATGGCAATAGACAGGTATGTTGCCATATGCAAACCCCTCCATTACATGTCCATCATGAACCCCCGAGTGCTTGGTGGGCTGCTGCTATCCTCCTACACAGTTGGATTTGTGCACTCATCTAGTCAAATGGCTTTCATGTTGAATTTGCCCTTCTGCGGTCCCAACGTGGTGGACAGCTTCTTCTGTGACCTTCCCCTTGTGATCAAACTCGCCTGCAAGGATACCTACATGCTACAACTGCTGGTCATTGCTGACAGTGGCCTCCTGTCCCTGGTCTGCTTCCTCCTCTTGCTTGTCTCCTACACGGTCATCATACACTCAGTCAGGCACCGTGCTGCTAGTGGTTCTGCCAAGGCTTTCTCCACTCTCTCGGCACACATCACGGTTGTGACTTTATCGTTTGCCCCATGTGTCTTTATCTATGTATGGCCCTTCAGCAGATACTCTGTAGATAAAattctttctgtgttttatacAATTTTCACACCTCTCTTAAATCCTATTATTTATACATTAAGGAATCAAGAAGTAAAAGCAGCCATTAAGAAGATAAGAACTCAACACATAAATTCAGAGTCCAGAGTGGTAACCATTACACCATAG